The proteins below are encoded in one region of Rana temporaria chromosome 2, aRanTem1.1, whole genome shotgun sequence:
- the G0S2 gene encoding G0/G1 switch protein 2, which yields MIADRKRRSKAGRTICRSSFCLQVVDCFSLHNLFTMETMNELIPFAKELLSQKPNKKMVKMYVLGSVLAFFGVMIGLVETVCSPFTRREDTDFDEIKHLAPLPAPSHQQKKEEVLVEKTNPQAMRGRSVAHRGHAS from the exons ATGATCGCCGATCGTAAGAGAAGGAGCAAAGCAGGCAGGACGATCTGTAGAAGCAG tttCTGTCTGCAGGTAGTTGATTGCTTCAGTCTACATAACCTCTTCACCATGGAAACAATGAATGAGTTGATTCCTTTCGCCAAAGAGCTACTGAGCCAGAAACCCAACAAGAAAATGGTGAAAATGTACGTGTTGGGCAGCGTGCTGGCGTTTTTTGGCGTGATGATTGGATTGGTGGAGACCGTGTGCAGTCCATTCACAAGGAGAGAGGACACGGACTTTGATGAAATCAAGCATTTGGCACCGCTGCCAGCTCCTTCacatcaacaaaaaaaagaagaggtgCTAGTGGAGAAGACTAACCCCCAGGCAATGAGGGGGAGAAGTGTGGCTCATAGGGGCCATGCATCATAA